One stretch of Cellulomonas wangsupingiae DNA includes these proteins:
- a CDS encoding lysine N(6)-hydroxylase/L-ornithine N(5)-oxygenase family protein encodes MTARATVRPDAPVHDVVGVGIGPFNLGLAALADPLDLDTVFLDRAPEFRWHPGMMLDGATIQVPFLADLVTMADPTSPYSFLAWLKATGRLYPFYIRESFYPLRAEYDAYCRWVAQQLTSLRWGRDVTAVEVDPHDDDLYVVHARTADGVEQYRTRHVVLGVGTQPVVPAALRGLDGPVVHSSQYLPHRDRLRAAGSVTVVGSGQSAAEIYRDLLDATGPGGPRLDWVTRSPRFFPMEYTKLTLEMTSPEYTDHFHALPTALRDRLAREQRGLSKGISASLVDDIYDTLYRMSAAGPVPTTLLTDTEVREAVWDGERYLLRLHHAQLGVEHERTTEALVLATGYAARTPAALAPIAERLDHDEHGRLAVGRDYSVDGGRRRVFVQNGEEHTHGVTAPDLGFGAWRSSTILAAVCGREVYPREQRIAFQEFGMPTDGAPAPAGTVALAGGVAR; translated from the coding sequence GTGACCGCGCGCGCGACCGTCCGTCCCGACGCCCCCGTGCACGACGTCGTCGGCGTCGGCATCGGCCCGTTCAACCTGGGCCTGGCCGCGCTCGCGGACCCGCTCGATCTCGACACCGTCTTCCTCGACCGCGCCCCGGAGTTCCGCTGGCACCCCGGCATGATGCTCGACGGTGCGACCATCCAGGTGCCGTTCCTCGCGGACCTCGTGACGATGGCCGACCCCACCAGCCCGTACTCGTTCCTCGCGTGGCTCAAGGCCACGGGGCGGCTGTACCCGTTCTACATCCGCGAGAGCTTCTACCCGCTGCGGGCGGAGTACGACGCGTACTGCCGCTGGGTCGCGCAGCAGCTCACGAGCCTGCGCTGGGGCCGCGACGTGACGGCGGTCGAGGTCGACCCGCACGACGACGACCTCTACGTCGTGCACGCCCGTACCGCGGACGGCGTCGAGCAGTACCGCACGCGGCACGTCGTCCTGGGAGTCGGCACCCAGCCCGTGGTGCCGGCCGCGCTGCGAGGGCTCGACGGGCCTGTCGTCCACTCGTCGCAGTACCTGCCGCACCGCGACCGGCTGCGCGCCGCCGGGTCGGTGACGGTCGTCGGGTCCGGCCAGTCGGCTGCCGAGATCTACCGCGACCTGCTCGACGCGACCGGCCCCGGCGGTCCGCGCCTGGACTGGGTGACGCGCTCGCCGCGGTTCTTCCCGATGGAGTACACGAAGCTGACGCTGGAGATGACGTCGCCGGAGTACACGGACCACTTCCACGCCCTGCCCACGGCCCTGCGCGACCGCCTGGCGCGCGAGCAGCGCGGCCTGTCCAAGGGCATCAGTGCTTCCCTCGTCGACGACATCTACGACACCCTCTACCGCATGAGCGCCGCCGGGCCCGTGCCGACGACCCTGCTGACCGACACCGAGGTGCGCGAGGCGGTGTGGGACGGTGAGCGCTACTTGCTGCGGCTGCACCACGCGCAGCTCGGCGTCGAGCACGAGCGCACGACCGAGGCGCTGGTGCTGGCCACGGGCTACGCCGCCCGCACGCCCGCCGCGCTCGCGCCCATCGCCGAGCGCCTCGACCACGACGAGCACGGGCGCCTGGCGGTCGGGCGGGACTACTCCGTCGACGGCGGCCGCCGCCGCGTGTTCGTCCAGAACGGCGAGGAGCACACGCACGGCGTCACCGCGCCGGACCTGGGCTTCGGTGCGTGGCGGTCGTCCACGATCCTCGCCGCGGTGTGCGGCCGGGAGGTGTACCCGCGCGAGCAGCGCATCGCGTTCCAGGAGTTCGGGATGCCGACGGACGGCGCACCGGCGCCCGCCGGGACGGTCGCGCTCGCGGGCGGGGTGGCGCGGTGA
- a CDS encoding pyridoxal phosphate-dependent decarboxylase family protein: MPELLSAASADAYVDALRGTVDRVATRFRTTTQPFSGASREHLQALVDAVDLDGPGCGTPAALREVDELFAQHAVWFHDPAYTAHLNCPVALPAVAAEAVLAAVNPSVDTYDQSTVGTLMERRLVAWTAGRVGFVAGGGVFTSGGTQSNLQALLVAREHALATRPGAVLADLVVLATASSHFSVQRSARLLGLAPDAVRLVPVDERGRMRPDALAIALRHVERDGRHPMAVVATAGTTDRGCVDPLAAVADACDAADVWLHVDAAYGCGLLVSRTCRHLLDGVERARSVTVDFHKAFFQPVSSSALLVRHAADLRLVAHHNDYLNPAGEDEPNQVDVSLQTTRRFDALKLWATLRALGPDRLGEMVDATISLAAAVHDVVDADPDLRLLSPTDLSTVLFRYQPAGLDDARADALVGRVRRVLFDSGRALVARTTLDGRPCLKLTLLNPATTVDDVRGVLDLVRQTAAALLEGEELLRQDEAVAR; this comes from the coding sequence GTGCCCGAGCTGCTGTCCGCCGCGAGCGCCGACGCCTACGTCGACGCGCTGCGCGGCACCGTCGACCGGGTCGCGACCCGGTTCCGCACCACCACCCAGCCGTTCTCCGGCGCGAGCCGGGAGCACCTGCAGGCGCTCGTCGACGCGGTCGACCTCGACGGCCCCGGCTGCGGCACGCCCGCGGCGCTGCGGGAGGTCGACGAGCTGTTCGCGCAGCACGCCGTGTGGTTCCACGACCCCGCGTACACCGCCCACCTCAACTGCCCGGTCGCGCTGCCGGCCGTCGCGGCCGAGGCCGTGCTCGCGGCGGTCAACCCGAGCGTCGACACGTACGACCAGTCGACGGTCGGCACGCTCATGGAGCGCCGGCTCGTGGCGTGGACGGCGGGACGCGTCGGGTTCGTCGCCGGGGGCGGGGTCTTCACGTCGGGCGGGACGCAGTCGAACCTGCAGGCGCTGCTGGTCGCCCGCGAGCACGCCCTCGCGACGCGGCCCGGGGCGGTTCTTGCGGACCTCGTCGTCCTCGCGACCGCGTCCAGCCACTTCTCGGTGCAGCGGTCCGCGCGCCTCCTGGGTCTCGCGCCCGACGCGGTCCGCCTCGTGCCCGTCGACGAGCGCGGCCGCATGCGCCCCGACGCCCTGGCGATCGCGCTGCGGCACGTCGAGCGCGACGGCCGCCACCCCATGGCCGTCGTCGCCACCGCGGGCACCACCGACCGCGGCTGCGTCGACCCCCTCGCTGCCGTCGCGGACGCCTGCGACGCCGCCGACGTGTGGCTCCACGTCGACGCCGCGTACGGGTGCGGGCTGCTCGTCAGCCGTACGTGCCGGCACCTGCTCGACGGCGTCGAGCGCGCCCGCTCGGTGACCGTCGACTTCCACAAGGCGTTCTTCCAGCCTGTGTCGTCCTCCGCGCTGCTCGTGCGGCACGCGGCGGACCTGCGGCTCGTCGCGCACCACAACGACTACCTCAACCCTGCGGGCGAGGACGAGCCGAACCAGGTCGACGTGTCGCTGCAGACCACCCGCCGGTTCGACGCCCTCAAGCTGTGGGCGACGCTGCGCGCCCTCGGCCCGGACCGGCTGGGGGAGATGGTCGACGCGACCATCTCCCTGGCGGCCGCCGTGCACGACGTCGTCGACGCCGACCCCGACCTGCGGCTGCTGTCGCCCACCGACCTGTCGACCGTGCTGTTCCGCTACCAGCCCGCCGGGCTCGACGACGCCCGCGCGGACGCCCTGGTCGGGCGCGTGCGGCGCGTCCTGTTCGACTCGGGCCGCGCGCTCGTCGCCCGCACCACGCTCGACGGCCGCCCGTGCCTCAAGCTCACGCTGCTCAACCCCGCGACCACGGTCGACGACGTCCGCGGCGTGCTGGACCTCGTGCGGCAGACCGCCGCCGCGCTCCTCGAGGGCGAGGAGCTGCTCCGCCAGGACGAGGCGGTGGCCCGGTGA
- a CDS encoding IucA/IucC family protein yields MTLTDLPVAPPAAPHPADGPTHRPPHPADHLTPEHLEAAQRHLVTKALAELAHERLLAPALDRAATAGPQGERAYVLALDPPGGRTVYRFRARRLALEHWAVDGATVTREVAGRPAPLDVLDLVLELQPLLGIDDDLLAVYLEELSATLASNAYRRAHGGPTSADLLHADLATVEQAMTEGHPSFVANNGRIGFGVAEHDAYAPEAGRPVRLVWLAARRALSHVATGAGLTEDALYRHELDAPTRARFEGRLRDLGLDPADYRYLPVHPWQWEHRVAVTFAPDVARRDLVLLGESDDTYRAQQSIRTFLNVDRPDRHYVKTALAIQNMGFLRGLSPAYMRATPAINDWVADLVDTDPELVGCGVRVLRERASVGYTGDVYHRTPRPNAHRKMLAALWREQPFAYLAPGQRATTMAALLHRDAAGDAFATVAVRASGLDPADWLRAYLRVYLRPLVHCLRAHDLAFMPHGENVLLVWQDHVPVGALLKDIGEEVAVLSDRPLPAAVQRIRAVVDDDEKALAIFTDVLDGVLRHLAAVLVTDGVLTEGTFWGVVAETIDAHAADHPDLASGVDLRASRFAHSCLNRLQLRNTLQMVDLADQSSSLIYAGTLANPVARGAVAGQDDDRTGGAGGPTAEAPAAARATRETA; encoded by the coding sequence GTGACGCTCACCGACCTTCCCGTCGCGCCGCCCGCGGCGCCGCACCCCGCGGACGGGCCCACCCACCGTCCGCCGCACCCCGCGGACCACCTGACGCCCGAGCACCTGGAGGCGGCCCAGCGGCACCTCGTCACCAAGGCCCTCGCGGAGCTCGCGCACGAGCGGCTCCTGGCCCCGGCGCTCGACCGCGCGGCCACCGCAGGCCCGCAGGGCGAACGGGCGTACGTCCTCGCGCTCGACCCCCCCGGCGGCCGCACGGTGTACCGGTTCCGCGCCCGCCGCCTGGCCCTCGAGCACTGGGCGGTCGACGGCGCGACCGTGACCCGGGAGGTCGCCGGGCGACCCGCGCCGCTCGACGTGCTGGACCTGGTGCTCGAGCTGCAGCCCTTGCTGGGCATCGACGACGACCTGCTCGCCGTGTACCTGGAGGAGCTGTCCGCGACGCTCGCGAGCAACGCGTACCGGCGTGCGCACGGCGGCCCGACCAGCGCCGACCTGCTGCACGCCGACCTGGCGACCGTCGAGCAGGCCATGACCGAGGGGCACCCGTCGTTCGTGGCGAACAACGGGCGGATCGGCTTCGGCGTCGCCGAGCACGACGCCTACGCCCCCGAGGCGGGCCGGCCCGTGCGCCTGGTGTGGCTCGCCGCGCGGCGCGCGCTCAGCCACGTCGCCACCGGCGCGGGGCTCACGGAGGACGCGCTGTACCGGCACGAGCTCGACGCCCCCACCCGCGCGCGGTTCGAGGGGCGGCTGCGGGACCTGGGCCTCGACCCCGCCGACTACCGGTACCTGCCCGTGCACCCGTGGCAGTGGGAGCACCGCGTGGCCGTGACGTTCGCCCCCGACGTCGCGCGCCGCGACCTCGTCCTGCTGGGGGAGTCCGACGACACCTACCGCGCGCAGCAGTCGATCCGCACGTTCCTCAACGTCGACCGCCCGGACCGGCACTACGTGAAGACGGCCCTCGCGATCCAGAACATGGGGTTCCTGCGCGGGCTGTCACCGGCGTACATGCGCGCGACGCCCGCGATCAACGACTGGGTCGCGGACCTCGTGGACACCGACCCCGAGCTCGTCGGGTGCGGCGTCCGCGTCCTGCGCGAGCGCGCGTCCGTCGGGTACACGGGCGACGTCTACCACCGCACGCCGCGCCCCAACGCGCACCGCAAGATGCTCGCGGCGCTGTGGCGCGAGCAGCCGTTCGCGTACCTCGCCCCCGGGCAGCGCGCGACGACGATGGCCGCGCTGCTGCACCGGGACGCCGCGGGCGACGCGTTCGCGACGGTCGCCGTCCGCGCGTCCGGGCTCGACCCGGCCGACTGGCTGCGCGCCTACCTGCGCGTCTACCTGCGCCCGCTCGTGCACTGCCTGCGCGCCCACGACCTGGCGTTCATGCCGCACGGCGAGAACGTGCTGCTCGTGTGGCAGGACCACGTGCCCGTCGGCGCGCTGCTCAAGGACATCGGCGAGGAGGTCGCGGTGCTGTCCGACCGGCCCCTGCCGGCCGCGGTGCAGCGCATCCGCGCCGTCGTCGACGACGACGAGAAGGCGCTGGCGATCTTCACGGACGTGCTCGACGGCGTGCTGCGGCACCTCGCCGCGGTGCTCGTCACCGACGGCGTGCTCACCGAGGGCACGTTCTGGGGTGTCGTCGCCGAGACGATCGACGCCCATGCCGCGGACCACCCCGACCTGGCGTCGGGCGTCGACCTGCGCGCCTCGCGGTTCGCGCACTCCTGCCTCAACCGGCTGCAGCTGCGCAACACGCTGCAGATGGTCGACCTGGCCGACCAGTCGTCGTCGCTCATCTACGCCGGGACGCTCGCCAACCCGGTCGCGCGCGGCGCCGTCGCCGGGCAGGACGACGACCGGACGGGTGGCGCGGGCGGGCCGACCGCCGAGGCACCGGCCGCGGCGCGCGCGACCCGCGAGACTGCCTGA
- a CDS encoding GNAT family N-acetyltransferase, with protein MTTWRSMQTEPLSAQTVRDEAWKRIGPVRLDRVVPERDSLVLHHWLTHPASAFWRMTDLGLDDVLAYEQRLAASTDEHAWIGRVAGRPTFMVETYDPARVLLKGLYRARAGDVGMHLLVAPPQGAPLHGLTDAVMAATLRFCFGTLRAQRVVVEPDVRNTAIAAKNAAAGFRVVREIELPGKRAALSVCTREDFATSRLGAATTHQEHR; from the coding sequence GTGACCACGTGGCGGTCCATGCAGACCGAGCCGCTGTCGGCGCAGACGGTCCGCGACGAGGCGTGGAAGCGCATCGGGCCCGTGCGGCTCGACCGCGTCGTGCCCGAGCGCGACTCGCTGGTGCTGCACCACTGGCTGACGCACCCCGCGTCGGCGTTCTGGCGCATGACCGACCTCGGGCTCGACGACGTCCTGGCCTACGAGCAGCGCCTCGCCGCCTCGACGGACGAGCACGCCTGGATCGGCCGCGTCGCGGGCCGTCCCACGTTCATGGTCGAGACGTACGACCCGGCGCGCGTGCTGCTCAAGGGCCTGTATCGGGCACGCGCGGGCGACGTCGGGATGCACCTGCTCGTCGCACCGCCGCAGGGCGCGCCCCTGCACGGCCTCACCGACGCCGTCATGGCCGCGACCCTGCGGTTCTGCTTCGGCACGCTGCGCGCGCAGCGCGTCGTCGTCGAGCCCGACGTGCGCAACACCGCCATCGCCGCCAAGAACGCCGCCGCGGGCTTCCGCGTGGTGCGCGAGATCGAGCTGCCCGGCAAGCGCGCGGCGCTGTCCGTGTGCACGCGCGAGGACTTCGCGACCAGCCGGCTCGGCGCCGCCACGACCCACCAGGAGCACCGGTGA
- a CDS encoding penicillin acylase family protein: MTFEVFRDAWGVPHVRASDELALAYGQGWVTARDRTWQVQTDRWRAEARLAEHIGDGGIAWDVVAHRLGLPGLAQRAYAALGDDDRAWVDAYTAGVDAGLASAPRPVEVDELDRVLGGSTPDDPWPAWAPLGIFLADHALFSTFPRVLWHDHVVRAARYAPNTGLADVDPPDLVRLFDPASDGPTSGSNAWALHGSRTDSGAPLLAGDPHRVLELPGPYQQIRLACPEYDVLGLAFPGVPGLPHFGHTGDAAWGITNAVAHATEVYRELLLTRDDGRWEAIGPQGVEPVASRAVQVRVRGGEPLTVDVLETARGPVVVRGMPPGRPVDQDGVVTGALPRAGLEEARSVRLQAQVDADLGFACLRPLLRARTAHDVAAALAGWVDPVNRVLAADSAGMVLTFDAGRVADRAPDDRLLSLHAWDPTHAPRPWRVLAAPREVTDVAVDANERPAAAERDHGSVHAPDRAARIAHLLAGRPLWRIDDLGDVHGDTHWAGAGRLLRYAADLDGLSPAAAAVRDRLLAWDLHLDADSAEAALLADLRAALVARLVEEPALRALDVPHHAGPAFDAWFGLRGRVGAALTALLGRADLGIDGPAHVRAALEEVAARADGGTWGARHTVLPAHVLADVPGTTVPSVPALPLGGDQDTVRCTGSVPGVTDRAFRGSVARWVWDLGDRSRSRWGVPFGSSGDPRSPHFADQHPTWAAAGTVEVVTDWALLTPERAVVGE, from the coding sequence GTGACGTTCGAGGTCTTCCGCGACGCGTGGGGCGTGCCGCACGTCCGCGCGTCCGACGAGCTCGCGCTCGCGTACGGCCAGGGCTGGGTGACGGCCCGCGACCGCACGTGGCAGGTGCAGACGGACCGGTGGCGCGCCGAGGCCCGGCTGGCGGAGCACATCGGTGACGGCGGCATCGCGTGGGACGTCGTCGCGCACCGCCTGGGGCTGCCGGGTCTGGCGCAGCGTGCGTACGCCGCGCTCGGCGACGACGACCGGGCGTGGGTCGACGCGTACACCGCCGGGGTCGACGCTGGGCTCGCGTCGGCACCGCGGCCGGTCGAGGTCGACGAGCTCGACCGCGTGCTCGGCGGCAGCACGCCGGACGACCCGTGGCCGGCGTGGGCGCCGCTCGGGATCTTCCTCGCCGACCACGCGCTGTTCTCGACGTTCCCGCGGGTGCTGTGGCACGACCACGTCGTGCGGGCCGCGCGGTACGCGCCGAACACCGGGCTCGCCGACGTCGACCCGCCCGACCTCGTGCGGCTCTTCGACCCGGCGTCCGACGGGCCGACCAGCGGCTCCAACGCCTGGGCCCTGCACGGCTCGCGCACGGACTCCGGGGCGCCGCTGCTCGCGGGCGACCCGCACCGCGTCCTCGAGCTGCCCGGCCCCTACCAGCAGATCCGTCTGGCGTGCCCGGAGTACGACGTGCTCGGTCTGGCGTTCCCCGGCGTCCCCGGGCTGCCGCACTTCGGCCACACCGGGGACGCCGCGTGGGGCATCACCAACGCCGTCGCGCACGCCACCGAGGTGTACCGCGAGTTGCTGCTGACCCGCGACGACGGCCGCTGGGAGGCGATCGGCCCGCAGGGCGTGGAGCCCGTCGCCTCCCGCGCCGTGCAGGTGCGGGTGCGCGGCGGGGAGCCGCTGACGGTCGACGTCCTGGAGACCGCCCGGGGGCCCGTCGTGGTGCGGGGCATGCCGCCGGGACGTCCCGTCGACCAGGACGGCGTCGTCACCGGGGCCCTGCCGCGCGCCGGGCTCGAGGAGGCGCGGTCCGTGCGGCTGCAGGCGCAGGTCGACGCCGACCTCGGGTTCGCGTGCTTGCGTCCGTTGCTGCGCGCCCGCACCGCGCACGACGTCGCCGCCGCGCTCGCGGGCTGGGTCGACCCCGTCAACCGCGTCCTGGCCGCCGACTCGGCCGGGATGGTGCTGACGTTCGACGCGGGCCGCGTGGCCGACCGCGCCCCGGACGACCGCCTGCTGTCGCTGCACGCGTGGGACCCCACGCACGCCCCGCGCCCGTGGCGCGTCCTGGCCGCGCCGCGCGAGGTCACGGACGTCGCCGTCGACGCGAACGAGCGACCGGCCGCCGCGGAGCGTGACCACGGCAGCGTCCACGCACCGGACCGCGCGGCGCGCATCGCGCACCTGCTCGCGGGACGCCCCCTGTGGCGCATCGACGACCTGGGCGACGTCCACGGCGACACGCACTGGGCGGGCGCCGGACGGCTGCTGCGGTACGCCGCCGACCTCGACGGCCTGAGCCCTGCGGCCGCCGCGGTCCGGGACCGGCTGCTCGCGTGGGACCTGCACCTGGACGCGGACTCCGCCGAGGCGGCCCTGCTCGCCGACCTGCGCGCCGCCCTGGTCGCGCGTCTCGTCGAGGAGCCCGCCCTCCGCGCGCTCGACGTTCCGCACCACGCCGGCCCCGCGTTCGACGCGTGGTTCGGCCTGCGGGGGCGCGTGGGCGCGGCCCTGACCGCACTCCTCGGCCGCGCCGACCTCGGGATCGACGGGCCCGCGCACGTGCGGGCCGCGCTGGAGGAGGTCGCCGCCCGCGCGGACGGCGGGACCTGGGGCGCCCGGCACACTGTCCTCCCGGCGCACGTGCTGGCCGACGTCCCGGGCACGACCGTGCCGTCCGTGCCCGCGCTGCCGCTCGGCGGCGACCAGGACACCGTGCGGTGCACCGGGTCGGTGCCGGGCGTGACGGACCGTGCGTTCCGCGGGTCGGTCGCACGGTGGGTGTGGGACCTGGGCGACCGGTCGCGCAGCCGCTGGGGCGTGCCGTTCGGCAGCAGCGGCGACCCGCGCAGCCCGCACTTCGCGGACCAGCACCCGACCTGGGCGGCGGCGGGC